A region from the Saccharomonospora azurea NA-128 genome encodes:
- the clpS gene encoding ATP-dependent Clp protease adapter ClpS, whose product MTTPVEAEETLGADLGAEDRPWQTIVWNDPVNLMSYVTYVFQRIFGYSRDHATKLMLDVHHKGRAVVSSGTKEKVEGDVAKLHAAGLWATMEQT is encoded by the coding sequence ATGACCACGCCCGTCGAGGCCGAAGAAACACTCGGTGCGGATCTCGGCGCCGAGGACCGACCGTGGCAGACGATCGTGTGGAACGACCCGGTCAACCTGATGTCCTACGTGACCTACGTGTTCCAGCGGATCTTCGGGTACAGCAGGGACCACGCCACGAAGCTGATGCTCGACGTTCACCACAAGGGTCGGGCCGTCGTGTCGTCGGGAACGAAGGAGAAGGTGGAAGGCGACGTCGCGAAACTCCACGCGGCGGGCCTGTGGGCGACCATGGAACAGACGTGA
- the serB gene encoding phosphoserine phosphatase SerB, with protein MSPTPVLITATGPDKPGVSSVLFAALTRQGVEVLDIEQVVIRGQLVLGVLVSVESDPEGLQEMVEQAMATVSMNVDVRIGDAIGSDPFAPARRESTHVLVLLGRPITAQAFTQVARRLASLNVNIDTIRSIADYPVTGLELYVSAEDDTPESDSELRTLLADVGARGGLDVSIERTGLTRRAKRLVVFDVDSTLIQGEVIEMLAAHAGVEDEVREITSAAMRGELNFAESLKQRVALLKGLPESVLDDVAAKIELTPGARTTVRTLKRLGFRCGVVSGGFSRIIDGLVTELGLDFAVANELEIVDGTLTGRVVGDIVDREAKAEALKLYAAGYGIPLEQCVAVGDGANDIDMLTTAGMGIAFNAKPALREVADAALSHPYLDAVLFMLGVTRAEVEAADVADGLPLLRP; from the coding sequence GTGAGTCCCACGCCAGTCTTGATCACCGCGACCGGGCCGGACAAGCCGGGCGTCTCCTCGGTTCTGTTCGCGGCGTTGACCCGCCAGGGTGTCGAGGTACTCGACATCGAGCAGGTCGTCATCCGCGGGCAGCTCGTGCTCGGTGTGCTCGTCTCCGTCGAGTCGGATCCCGAGGGTCTGCAGGAGATGGTCGAGCAGGCCATGGCGACCGTGTCGATGAACGTGGACGTCCGGATCGGGGACGCCATCGGCTCCGATCCGTTCGCCCCGGCCCGGCGCGAGTCGACGCACGTGCTGGTGTTGCTCGGCAGGCCGATCACGGCTCAGGCCTTCACCCAGGTCGCTCGCAGGCTCGCGAGCCTGAACGTCAACATCGACACGATCCGGAGCATCGCGGACTATCCCGTCACGGGCCTGGAGTTGTACGTCTCGGCGGAGGACGACACGCCCGAGTCGGACAGCGAGCTGCGTACGCTGCTCGCCGACGTCGGAGCACGCGGCGGGCTCGACGTGTCGATCGAGCGGACCGGCCTGACGCGGCGGGCGAAGAGGCTCGTGGTGTTCGACGTCGACTCGACCCTCATCCAGGGCGAGGTCATCGAGATGCTGGCCGCCCACGCGGGTGTCGAGGACGAGGTCAGGGAGATCACCTCCGCGGCCATGCGGGGCGAACTCAACTTCGCCGAGTCGCTGAAGCAGCGCGTTGCCCTGTTGAAGGGGCTTCCCGAGTCGGTCCTCGACGACGTGGCCGCGAAGATCGAACTCACCCCGGGCGCGCGGACCACGGTGCGGACACTCAAGCGGCTCGGTTTCCGCTGCGGTGTGGTGTCCGGCGGGTTCAGCCGCATCATCGACGGGCTGGTCACCGAACTCGGGCTCGACTTCGCGGTCGCCAACGAGCTGGAGATCGTGGACGGCACGCTCACCGGCCGGGTCGTCGGCGACATCGTGGACCGCGAGGCGAAGGCGGAGGCGTTGAAGCTCTACGCCGCGGGCTACGGGATTCCCCTCGAACAGTGCGTCGCCGTGGGCGACGGCGCCAACGACATCGACATGCTGACCACCGCGGGCATGGGCATCGCGTTCAACGCCAAGCCCGCCCTGCGCGAGGTCGCGGACGCCGCGCTGTCGCATCCGTATCTGGACGCGGTGCTGTTCATGCTCGGCGTGACGCGCGCCGAGGTGGAGGCGGCCGACGTCGCCGACGGCCTACCCCTGCTGCGGCCATGA
- a CDS encoding nicotinate phosphoribosyltransferase, with product MSSSASGNSTALFTDHYELTMLSSALRDGTGDRNCVFEVFARRLPAGRRYGVVAGTQRVLDAIADFRFTESELAQLEQTAVVDSTTLDWLADYRFTGDIDGYAEGELYFPGSPILTVRGTFAESVLLETVVLSILNHDSAIASAAARMSGAANGRPIIEMGGRRTHEHAAVAAARASYLAGFATTSNLEAGRRYGIPTRGTVAHAFMLLHDTEEAAFRAQVDQMGTDTTLLVDTYDITKGIDTAVRVAGPELGAIRIDSGDVGVLARQAREQLDALGAKDTRIVVSGDLDEHAIAALRAEPVDAYGVGTSVVTGSGAPTAGMVYKLVEVDGRPVAKRSEHKASRGGRKAALRRHKPTGTALEEIVYPTANPPEPEEHDRELHIPLLRAGQPVDDLPTLEDARQRLRRGLVSLPWEGLKLSSGDPAIPTTFL from the coding sequence ATGTCCTCCTCGGCGAGCGGGAACAGCACCGCGCTGTTCACCGACCACTACGAGCTGACGATGCTTTCGAGCGCGCTCCGCGACGGCACGGGCGACCGGAACTGCGTGTTCGAGGTCTTCGCCCGCAGACTGCCCGCCGGGCGGCGCTACGGCGTCGTCGCCGGAACACAACGCGTCCTCGACGCGATCGCCGACTTCCGGTTCACCGAGTCCGAACTGGCTCAGCTGGAGCAGACGGCCGTCGTCGACTCGACGACCCTCGACTGGCTGGCGGACTACCGCTTCACCGGCGACATCGACGGCTACGCCGAGGGCGAGCTGTACTTCCCCGGCTCGCCGATCCTCACCGTGCGGGGCACCTTCGCCGAGAGCGTGCTCCTGGAGACCGTCGTGCTCTCGATCCTCAACCACGACAGCGCGATCGCCTCCGCCGCCGCCCGCATGTCGGGCGCCGCCAACGGCCGCCCGATCATCGAGATGGGCGGCCGGCGCACGCACGAACACGCCGCCGTCGCCGCCGCCCGCGCCTCCTACCTCGCGGGTTTCGCCACCACGTCGAACCTCGAAGCCGGGCGCCGCTACGGCATTCCCACCCGGGGCACGGTGGCCCACGCGTTCATGCTTCTGCACGACACCGAGGAAGCCGCGTTCCGCGCGCAGGTGGACCAGATGGGCACCGACACCACCCTGCTCGTGGACACCTACGACATCACCAAGGGCATCGACACCGCCGTACGGGTGGCCGGACCGGAACTCGGCGCCATCCGCATCGACTCCGGCGACGTGGGTGTGCTCGCCCGCCAGGCCCGCGAACAGCTCGACGCGCTCGGGGCCAAGGACACCCGGATCGTCGTCTCCGGCGACCTGGACGAACACGCGATCGCCGCCCTGCGGGCCGAACCCGTCGACGCCTACGGCGTGGGCACCTCCGTGGTCACCGGCTCCGGAGCCCCGACGGCGGGCATGGTCTACAAACTGGTCGAGGTGGACGGTCGGCCCGTCGCCAAGCGCAGTGAGCACAAGGCGTCCCGCGGGGGCCGCAAGGCCGCGCTGCGCCGCCACAAGCCCACGGGAACCGCGCTCGAAGAGATCGTCTACCCGACCGCGAACCCGCCCGAGCCCGAGGAGCACGACCGGGAACTGCACATCCCCCTGCTGCGTGCTGGACAACCGGTGGACGACCTGCCCACCCTGGAAGACGCACGGCAACGCCTGCGCCGCGGGCTCGTGAGCCTGCCGTGGGAAGGGCTGAAGTTGTCCAGCGGCGATCCCGCCATTCCCACGACCTTCCTGTAG
- a CDS encoding aminoacyl-tRNA hydrolase: MTATPGPSVLVPVAARYAWWLGLPAERTADRDVPPEQVWAMPVVLRLEKAAPPSRTPLLEAAASAALAVCLHDDARPGGPWYEALLSWTSGHIRKVARRARGAHWEAVQDLPGVTVDVDGAQVRALLPCRVGDLPKEVSRLQISGSDVPFDEPGPAPDDRPVLLLNPDVTMSAGKAAAQVGHGTMLLAALLDQAELTAWADEGYRCSVRVADRDGWTRATDALARPHEAWDEHGLVAVRDAGFTEVEPGTVTVVAKARP, from the coding sequence ATGACCGCGACACCCGGCCCTTCGGTGCTGGTACCCGTCGCCGCGCGCTATGCGTGGTGGCTCGGTCTTCCCGCCGAACGCACCGCCGACCGCGACGTTCCGCCCGAGCAGGTGTGGGCGATGCCGGTGGTGCTTCGCCTGGAGAAGGCGGCGCCGCCGTCGCGGACGCCGCTGCTCGAAGCCGCGGCCAGTGCCGCTCTCGCGGTGTGCCTGCACGACGACGCGCGTCCCGGCGGCCCCTGGTACGAGGCACTGCTCTCGTGGACGTCGGGGCACATCCGCAAGGTCGCCCGCCGCGCCCGGGGCGCGCACTGGGAGGCCGTGCAGGATCTGCCCGGGGTGACGGTGGACGTGGACGGCGCGCAGGTTCGGGCGCTGCTGCCGTGCCGGGTGGGTGACCTCCCGAAGGAGGTGTCCCGGCTGCAGATCTCCGGCAGCGACGTGCCGTTCGACGAACCCGGTCCGGCGCCCGACGACCGTCCCGTACTGCTGCTCAATCCCGACGTGACGATGTCGGCCGGCAAAGCCGCCGCACAGGTCGGGCACGGGACCATGCTGCTCGCCGCGCTGCTCGACCAGGCCGAACTCACCGCTTGGGCGGACGAGGGCTACCGCTGTTCCGTGCGGGTGGCCGACCGGGACGGGTGGACGCGGGCGACGGACGCGCTCGCCCGGCCCCACGAGGCGTGGGACGAGCACGGGTTGGTGGCCGTCCGCGACGCCGGGTTCACCGAGGTCGAGCCGGGCACCGTGACCGTCGTGGCGAAGGCGCGACCGTAG
- a CDS encoding sugar kinase has translation MTGTGLLAFGEALAVFSTQEGKLRHATTVDVGIAGTEAMVAIGVSRLGTPAAWAGRLGADEPGALVLARLREEGVDTSGVRTDRQAPTGLMIKDFRNPDATRSAYYRHGSAGTRLSPEDIPEDHIRAAGVLHLSGLTPGLSDSAAKTMFVAAEFARDEGVPVSIDIDYTHALWYPEDAADILYDLVSLCDIVFAGEDAARLLGLDGDPQELAAGLSELGPEQVIIELGPRGAVAELHGSRYDVPSYPVRSVDNEGADDAFVAGFLAEFLAGSPPDRRLRTAAACRAFALTVPGETTGLPDREELRQLTRPR, from the coding sequence GTGACCGGTACCGGGCTGCTGGCCTTCGGCGAGGCCCTCGCGGTGTTCAGCACCCAGGAAGGCAAACTCCGCCACGCCACCACCGTCGACGTCGGCATCGCGGGCACGGAGGCGATGGTGGCCATCGGGGTGTCTCGGCTGGGCACGCCCGCCGCGTGGGCGGGCCGGCTCGGAGCCGACGAACCGGGCGCACTCGTGCTGGCCCGGCTCCGGGAGGAGGGCGTCGACACCTCGGGTGTGCGCACCGACCGCCAGGCACCGACCGGGCTGATGATCAAGGACTTCCGCAACCCCGACGCCACGCGCTCCGCCTACTACCGGCACGGCAGCGCGGGAACCCGGCTGTCCCCCGAGGACATCCCGGAGGACCACATCCGCGCCGCCGGGGTGCTGCACCTCAGCGGACTCACCCCCGGACTGTCGGACTCGGCGGCCAAGACGATGTTCGTGGCGGCCGAGTTCGCGCGCGACGAGGGTGTGCCGGTGTCGATCGACATCGACTACACCCACGCCCTCTGGTACCCGGAGGACGCGGCCGACATCCTGTACGACCTCGTGTCGCTGTGCGACATCGTGTTCGCCGGGGAGGACGCGGCGCGGCTGCTCGGCCTCGACGGCGATCCGCAGGAGCTCGCCGCCGGGCTGTCGGAGCTCGGGCCGGAACAGGTGATCATCGAGCTCGGGCCGCGCGGCGCCGTGGCCGAGCTGCACGGGTCGCGCTACGACGTGCCGAGCTATCCGGTGCGGTCGGTGGACAACGAGGGCGCCGACGACGCGTTCGTCGCGGGTTTCCTGGCCGAGTTCCTCGCCGGAAGCCCGCCCGACCGCCGCCTGCGCACGGCCGCCGCCTGCCGCGCGTTCGCGCTGACCGTCCCCGGTGAGACCACGGGCCTGCCCGACCGCGAGGAACTCCGCCAACTCACCCGCCCCCGCTGA
- a CDS encoding isochorismatase family protein: MATALIVVDVQNDFCEGGSLAVAGGTAVAEAISTYLRSDDATYDHVVATRDYHIDPGEHFSDEPDFVRSWPRHCEADTPGAAFHPRLDVAPITAVFSKGHYSHGYSGFEGATDTGDELVDWLRARDVTDVDVVGIATDHCVRATSLDAARHGFSVRVLADLTAGVSKSTVDSALTELRDAGVDVVGSPKVGS; this comes from the coding sequence ATGGCTACCGCACTGATCGTGGTGGACGTGCAGAACGACTTCTGCGAGGGAGGCTCGCTCGCGGTCGCCGGCGGAACCGCTGTCGCCGAGGCCATCTCGACCTACCTGCGCAGCGACGACGCCACGTACGACCACGTGGTCGCCACCCGCGACTACCACATCGACCCCGGTGAGCACTTCAGCGACGAACCCGACTTCGTGCGCTCCTGGCCCCGGCACTGCGAGGCCGACACGCCGGGCGCCGCGTTCCACCCCCGGCTGGACGTCGCGCCCATCACCGCCGTCTTCTCGAAGGGCCACTACAGCCACGGCTACTCCGGGTTCGAGGGCGCGACCGACACCGGTGACGAACTCGTCGACTGGCTGCGGGCCCGCGACGTGACCGACGTGGACGTCGTCGGCATCGCCACCGACCACTGCGTCCGCGCCACGTCGCTCGACGCCGCCCGGCACGGCTTCTCGGTGCGCGTTCTCGCCGACCTCACCGCGGGCGTCTCGAAGTCCACTGTGGACAGCGCGCTCACGGAGCTGCGCGACGCCGGGGTCGACGTCGTCGGCAGTCCGAAGGTGGGTTCGTGA
- a CDS encoding P1 family peptidase has product MTTERSNSITDVGGIRVGHHDRIGDGWSSGTTVVLPPEGTVGAVDQRGGAPGTRETDLLEPENLVQTVDAVCLSGGSAFGLAAADGVMRWLDERHRGIPVGPRPEHVVPIVPAAVIFDLPRSEWGNRPDGTFGYAACEAATDGPVRQGSVGAGAGAQAGSLKGGVGTASEVVAHPDGSGEVVVGALAVVNASGEAVRRSSGVPYAAEHGRDGEFGVSRWPDRPGEPSSPEGTPLNTTIGVVAVDAALSKAQCRRLAVAAQDGIAWAVRPAHTMFDGDTVFALATGEKALPRVEGPVGEAGTAAALDRVCAAAARVFARAMVHGVVAATGVPGLPAYRDVWPEVFDRG; this is encoded by the coding sequence GTGACGACGGAGCGGTCCAATTCGATCACCGACGTGGGCGGGATCCGGGTGGGTCACCACGACCGCATCGGCGACGGCTGGTCGTCCGGGACCACGGTGGTGTTGCCGCCGGAGGGCACCGTTGGCGCGGTGGATCAGCGCGGTGGTGCGCCGGGGACGCGGGAGACGGATCTGCTGGAGCCGGAGAACCTCGTGCAGACGGTGGACGCCGTGTGTCTGTCCGGTGGGAGTGCGTTCGGGCTCGCCGCCGCGGACGGCGTGATGCGGTGGTTGGACGAGCGGCATCGCGGCATCCCGGTGGGCCCGCGGCCCGAGCACGTCGTGCCGATCGTGCCCGCCGCCGTGATCTTCGATCTACCGCGCAGCGAGTGGGGCAACCGTCCGGATGGGACGTTCGGGTACGCCGCCTGCGAGGCCGCGACCGACGGTCCGGTGAGGCAGGGTTCGGTCGGTGCGGGAGCGGGTGCTCAAGCCGGTTCGCTCAAGGGCGGTGTCGGCACGGCCAGCGAGGTCGTCGCCCATCCCGACGGGTCCGGCGAGGTGGTCGTGGGCGCCCTGGCCGTGGTGAACGCGTCCGGTGAGGCGGTGCGCCGGTCCTCCGGCGTTCCCTACGCCGCCGAACACGGACGCGACGGCGAGTTCGGCGTGTCCCGGTGGCCGGATCGGCCGGGCGAACCCTCTTCCCCGGAGGGAACGCCGCTGAACACGACGATCGGTGTCGTGGCCGTCGACGCCGCGTTGTCGAAGGCGCAGTGTCGCCGGCTCGCCGTCGCCGCGCAGGACGGCATCGCGTGGGCCGTGCGTCCCGCGCACACGATGTTCGACGGCGACACGGTGTTCGCTCTCGCCACGGGGGAGAAGGCGTTGCCGAGAGTCGAGGGCCCCGTGGGCGAGGCGGGAACGGCCGCGGCGCTCGACAGGGTGTGCGCTGCGGCGGCGCGGGTGTTCGCCCGCGCGATGGTGCACGGTGTGGTGGCCGCGACAGGCGTGCCGGGACTGCCCGCCTATCGCGACGTCTGGCCGGAGGTGTTCGACCGTGGCTGA
- a CDS encoding DUF2017 domain-containing protein, whose product MREWRRKGGTLVGGFEQQEAAVVRGLVSQVEDMLTARADEAPKDELAELTGIRTGPSEGPDDPVLGRLLPDFHRLDPDNPSKESLDSAAALRSLHEPALLDAKISAARVVLQTMPPRGGDVRLTFEQADAWLAALNDVRLALGTALDVTEDMPEELPEDDPRAPHLGVYHWVTWVQDTLVQALTE is encoded by the coding sequence GTGAGGGAATGGCGCCGCAAGGGCGGCACGTTGGTCGGCGGTTTCGAGCAGCAGGAAGCCGCCGTGGTGCGCGGCCTGGTGAGCCAGGTCGAGGACATGCTGACGGCGCGCGCCGACGAGGCTCCGAAGGACGAGCTCGCCGAGCTGACCGGTATCCGCACCGGTCCCTCCGAGGGGCCGGACGACCCGGTGCTCGGCCGGTTGCTGCCCGACTTCCATCGGCTCGATCCGGACAACCCGTCGAAGGAGTCCCTCGACTCCGCCGCGGCGTTGCGGTCGCTGCACGAGCCCGCGCTGCTGGACGCGAAGATCAGCGCGGCGCGCGTGGTGCTGCAGACCATGCCGCCGCGCGGGGGCGACGTGCGGCTCACGTTCGAGCAGGCCGACGCGTGGCTGGCGGCGTTGAACGACGTGCGGCTCGCGCTCGGCACCGCGCTCGATGTCACCGAGGACATGCCCGAGGAGCTGCCGGAGGACGATCCGCGCGCCCCGCACCTGGGCGTCTACCACTGGGTGACGTGGGTGCAGGACACGCTCGTGCAGGCGCTCACCGAGTGA
- a CDS encoding ATP-dependent DNA helicase produces the protein MTGARSELPSVRELLTHAVAAVGGTERDGQVRMADAVDHAIRTGEHLAVQAGTGTGKSLAYLVPAIRHAVESETTVVVSTATIALQRQLVDRDLPRLAKALKKPLGAEPTFAILKGRRNYLCLHRVHTGVEDEPEDTALFDQFAVSRLGREVKRLHEWSSDTETGDRDELVPGVSEQAWRQVSVTAKECLGAGRCPVGDDCFAEVARGEAGRANIVVTNHALLAIDALQEYQVLPDHDVTIIDEAHELVDRVTSAATADLSPAMISTATRRCARLIDADIADRLLETGEGLSLMLEDAPVGRLDTLPEALGAAVVAVRDAAHACLTALGSDRREDPEEATKRKLARSALDDVHDTAVRLLEAFDEDLADRKDVVWSTGDRYSANPRPPALHVAPLGVGGLLRERVFGTSTTVLTSATLALGGTFDTLARQWGLPPSPERAEKAAGTATDKAPPSDTDTGPRWTGLDVGSPFDYRRNGILYVAKHLPPPGRDGLGEATLDEIAELIEAAGGRTLGLFSSMRAAKQATEELRERLGHPILCQGDDSTSLLVNKFAEDTRTCLFGTLSLWQGVDVPGPSLSLVIVDRLPFPRPDDPVASARQRAVEARGGNGFLTVAATHAALLLAQGVGRLHRSTSDRGVVAVLDSRLATARYGGFLRASLPPLWPTQRPDVVRDALRRLDAAAPA, from the coding sequence GTGACCGGTGCCCGATCGGAGCTTCCCAGCGTCCGCGAACTTCTCACCCACGCCGTCGCCGCGGTCGGCGGAACCGAGCGAGACGGCCAGGTCCGCATGGCCGACGCCGTGGACCACGCCATCCGCACCGGCGAACACCTCGCCGTGCAGGCCGGGACGGGGACCGGGAAATCACTCGCCTACCTCGTGCCCGCCATCCGTCACGCCGTCGAGTCCGAGACCACGGTCGTGGTGTCCACGGCCACGATCGCGTTGCAACGCCAGCTCGTCGACCGCGACCTGCCGCGGCTGGCCAAGGCACTGAAGAAGCCGCTCGGCGCGGAACCGACGTTCGCGATCCTCAAGGGCCGGCGCAACTACCTGTGCCTGCACCGCGTGCACACCGGCGTGGAGGACGAGCCCGAGGACACCGCGCTGTTCGACCAGTTCGCCGTCTCCCGGCTCGGTCGGGAGGTGAAACGGCTCCACGAGTGGTCGTCGGACACCGAGACCGGCGACCGCGACGAGCTGGTCCCGGGCGTGTCCGAGCAGGCGTGGCGGCAGGTGTCGGTGACGGCGAAGGAGTGTCTGGGCGCGGGCCGCTGCCCCGTCGGCGACGACTGCTTCGCCGAGGTCGCCCGAGGGGAGGCCGGACGGGCGAACATCGTGGTCACCAACCACGCGCTGCTGGCCATCGACGCGTTGCAGGAGTACCAGGTCCTGCCCGATCACGACGTCACGATCATCGACGAGGCCCACGAGCTGGTCGACCGCGTGACGTCCGCCGCGACGGCCGACCTCTCCCCCGCCATGATCTCGACGGCCACGCGGCGCTGCGCCCGGCTCATCGACGCCGACATCGCGGATCGTCTCCTGGAGACGGGCGAGGGCCTGTCGCTGATGCTCGAGGACGCCCCGGTGGGCCGGTTGGACACGCTCCCCGAGGCACTGGGCGCAGCGGTCGTCGCCGTGCGCGACGCCGCCCACGCGTGTCTGACGGCGCTGGGCTCCGACCGCCGCGAGGACCCGGAGGAGGCCACCAAGCGCAAGCTCGCCCGTTCCGCGCTGGACGACGTCCACGACACGGCGGTCCGGCTGCTGGAGGCATTCGACGAGGATCTCGCCGACCGCAAGGACGTGGTCTGGTCCACCGGCGACCGGTACTCCGCCAACCCGCGACCGCCCGCGCTGCACGTCGCTCCGCTGGGCGTCGGCGGGCTGCTGCGCGAGCGAGTGTTCGGCACGAGCACCACGGTGCTCACGTCAGCGACGCTGGCGCTCGGCGGCACGTTCGACACGCTCGCCCGCCAGTGGGGCCTACCGCCTTCCCCCGAACGCGCCGAGAAGGCGGCGGGCACGGCGACGGACAAGGCCCCGCCCTCCGACACCGACACCGGCCCCCGCTGGACGGGGCTCGACGTCGGGTCACCGTTCGACTACCGCCGGAACGGCATCCTGTACGTCGCCAAGCACCTGCCGCCGCCGGGGCGCGACGGACTCGGCGAGGCCACGCTCGACGAGATCGCCGAGCTCATCGAGGCGGCGGGCGGACGCACCCTCGGACTGTTCTCGTCGATGCGTGCCGCCAAGCAGGCCACCGAAGAACTCCGCGAGCGACTCGGCCATCCGATCCTGTGCCAGGGTGACGACTCGACGTCGCTGCTGGTCAACAAGTTCGCCGAGGACACCCGCACGTGCCTGTTCGGCACGTTGTCACTGTGGCAGGGCGTCGACGTCCCCGGACCGTCGCTGTCGCTCGTCATCGTGGATCGTCTCCCGTTCCCGCGGCCGGACGATCCCGTGGCGTCGGCGCGCCAGCGCGCGGTCGAGGCGCGTGGTGGCAACGGCTTCCTCACCGTGGCCGCCACCCACGCGGCGCTCCTGCTGGCCCAGGGAGTCGGCAGGCTGCACCGCTCGACGAGCGACCGCGGCGTGGTCGCCGTGCTGGACTCGCGGCTGGCCACCGCCCGCTACGGCGGTTTCCTGCGCGCCTCCCTGCCACCGCTGTGGCCGACGCAACGACCCGACGTCGTCCGCGACGCCCTGCGCCGACTCGACGCCGCCGCCCCCGCCTGA